From a region of the Babesia bovis T2Bo chromosome 1, whole genome shotgun sequence genome:
- a CDS encoding putative integral membrane protein, whose product MKEGSEGKEMSRVNTGPEYTMSSNSVFSSSTPFPSTKISFREAAKDATSEIRPRPSTTMSKYVRAVCKYSCIPCLAFLYLSALLVLCTIASDKWRMMKIEYKLLGVEGSSETYIGGFDLKRFNYATIGNATLSFTNSLSYKSILQENYCKVPVPASSSDSYPLRIDVFRRIDQVGLLDGAKEVEFIEKHGRPIYDVLCSGIADFQKSGKVIMSIALATMLLIFPILIACVIRCNYNKRSTTMDSFRIYEIISIIIWITTFSMGIISSLYYIYGANYAHCVDINGDLTTCPLALSSKVFLIASVFSMVSFICYLLYGKSLKDGVFVEPLRFGRVTRST is encoded by the coding sequence atgaaaGAAGGTTCAGAAGGCAAGGAAATGTCTCGTGTAAACACAGGTCCCGAGTATACCATGTCGTCCAACAGTGTCTTCTCTTCAAGCACACCTTTTCCAAGCACGAAGATATCTTTCAGAGAAGCTGCTAAGGATGCAACGTCTGAAATTAGACCTAGACCATCGACCACAATGAGCAAATACGTAAGGGCCGTATGCAAATACAGTTGTATTCCATGCTTGGCCTTCCTTTACCTCTCGGCTTTGTTGGTATTGTGCACCATAGCATCTGACAAATGgaggatgatgaaaatTGAATACAAACTATTAGGTGTTGAGGGCAGCAGCGAAACATACATCGGAGGTTTCGATTTGAAGCGTTTCAACTACGCGACCATAGGTAACGCTACTCTGTCATTCACTAACAGTCTTTCGTACAAGAGTATATTGCAAGAAAATTATTGCAAAGTACCCGTCCCAGCATCAAGCAGCGATTCCTACCCATTACGTATTGATGTATTTAGGCGCATTGATCAAGTTGGCCTTCTTGATGGCGCCAAGGAGGTTGAGTTCATTGAAAAACATGGACGCCCAATTTACGATGTGTTGTGTTCTGGTATTGCTGACTTCCAAAAATCTGGGAAGGTAATCATGTCGATTGCACTTGCAACCATGCTATTGATTTTCCCAATTTTAATTGCTTGTGTCATAAGATGCAACTACAACAAGAGATCCACCACCATGGATTCTTTCAGGATATATGAAATCATAAGCATTATTATTTGGATTACTACATTCAGCATGGGCATTATCAGCtcattatattatatctatggCGCCAATTACGCCCATTGTGTTGACATCAATGGAGATCTTACCACTTGTCCATTAGCTCTGAGCTCCAAGGTCTTTTTGATAGCTTCAGTATTTAGCATGGTGTCATTCATCTGCTATCTCTTATACGGTAAGAGTTTGAAGGACGGCGTATTTGTTGAACCTTTAAGATTCGGCCGCGTTACTCGTAGCACATGA
- a CDS encoding putative histone H3, whose amino-acid sequence MARTKQTARKSTGGKAPRKQLATKAARKSAPVAAGVKKPHRYRPGTVALREIRKFQKSTELLIRKLPFQRLVREIAEDFKTELRFQSQAVLALQEAAEAYLVGLFEDTNLCAIHAKRVTIMPKDIQLARRIRGERA is encoded by the coding sequence ATGGCCCGCACCAAGCAGACTGCGCGCAAGTCAACTGGTGGCAAGGCCCCTCGTAAACAACTGGCTACTAAGGCTGCACGTAAATCAGCGCCTGTGGCGGCTGGAGTGAAGAAACCACACCGTTATCGCCCTGGTACCGTGGCTCTGCGTGAGATTCGTAAATTCCAGAAATCGACTGAGTTGTTAATTCGCAAGTTGCCTTTCCAGCGTCTGGTACGTGAGATTGCTGAGGACTTTAAGACGGAGCTGCGTTTCCAATCGCAAGCTGTTTTGGCTCTGCAGGAGGCTGCTGAGGCGTACTTGGTTGGCCTCTTTGAGGACACCAACCTTTGTGCCATCCACGCTAAGCGTGTTACCATCATGCCCAAGGACATACAGCTTGCCAGGAGGATCAGGGGTGAGAGAGCTTAA